A genomic segment from Xyrauchen texanus isolate HMW12.3.18 chromosome 21, RBS_HiC_50CHRs, whole genome shotgun sequence encodes:
- the LOC127661296 gene encoding G2/mitotic-specific cyclin-B1-like — MSPRITRANSRNALLNEKAPAVPYFLRSRVPLGNASNLIGPNKGADIPKKVRTARLKKDNTAPKAHPAEKDENTSFPCETVKHLVTHTPEIETFSLDSEEPQKQGSAPQAFSSLLLDIQDVDSADAVDAQMCSEYVQDIYNYLRQLEVTMAIRPCYLEGQEVSGVMRAVAIDWLMQVQREFKLRQETLFMTVNIIDSFLQNNPLPKKHLQLVCVTAMLIASKYEEIYPPTVGDFAFVTDSAYTGGDISRMERIILKKLDYSLGRPVPVHFLQRACKVGQASEREHELATFLMELAVLDYEMVHVTPSCIAAAAFAASRRILGPGEWSPVLQHYTGYEEETLAPVMQGIVRMLEKVTKGCKLQEIKRKYTKVSSSVCRAGSKDFSSEHVAKLVD; from the exons ATGTCACCACGAATTACACGC gcAAACTCAAGAAATGCATTGCTGAACGAAAAAGCCCCTGCAGTGCCATATTTTCTTAGATCCAGGGTCCCATTAGGAAATGCATCTAATCTGATTGGGCCTAATAAAGGTGCAGATATACCAAAG AAAGTAAGGACTGCACGTCTGAAAAAGGACAATACAGCACCCAAAGCTCATCCAGCAGAGAAGGATGAGAATACCTCTTTTCCATGTGAAACGGTCAAG CATCTGGTTACACACACACCTGAGATAGAGACTTTTTCTTTGGACTCTGAGGAACCTCAAAAGCAGGGTAGTGCTCCTCAAGCTTTCTCCAGCCTGTTGCTTGACATCCAAGATGTAGATTCTGCAGATGCTGTTGATGCTCAAATGTGCAGTGAATATGTGCAAGATATCTACAATTATCTGCGACAACTTGAG GTTACCATGGCCATCAGACCATGTTACCTGGAGGGCCAAGAGGTGAGTGGTGTGATGCGTGCTGTTGCCATCGACTGGCTCATGCAGGTGCAGAGAGAGTTCAAGCTGCGACAGGAGACCTTGTTTATGACTGTCAACATTATTGACAGTTTCCTGCAG AATAACCCATTGCCCAAGAAGCATTTGCAGTTGGTCTGTGTGACTGCAATGTTAATTGCTTCCAAGTATGAAGAGATCTACCCACCCACTGTTGGGGACTTTGCATTTGTGACGGACAGTGCTTATACCGGTGGCGATATAAGCAGAATGGAGAGAATCATTCTAAAGAAGTTAGATTACAGCCTTGGAAGACCAGTTCCTGTTCACTTCCTCCAGAGGGCTTGCAAGGTTGGCCAA GCTAGTGAGAGGGAGCATGAGTTAGCTACATTCCTTATGGAACTTGCTGTGCTGGATTATGAGATGGTTCATGTAACTCCCTCGTGCATCGCGGCCGCTGCGTTTGCTGCATCTCGCAGGATTCTTGGCCCTGGGGAGTGG AGCCCCGTCCTGCAACATTACACTGGGTATGAGGAGGAAACTTTAGCTCCTGTGATGCAGGGTATTGTACGCATGCTTGAAAAGGTTACTAAAGGATGCAAG TTACAGGAAATTAAGCGAAAGTATACAAAAGTGTCTTCAAGTGTCTGCAGAGCTGGTTCCAAGGACTTCTCTAGTGAACATGTGGCAAAACTCGTGGACTAA